A window of the Choloepus didactylus isolate mChoDid1 chromosome 11, mChoDid1.pri, whole genome shotgun sequence genome harbors these coding sequences:
- the TLX3 gene encoding T-cell leukemia homeobox protein 3 yields the protein MEAPASAQTPHPHEPISFGIDQILNSPDQESAPAPRGPDGASYLGGPPGGRPGAAYPSLPASFAGLGAPFEDAGSYSVNLSLAPAGVIRVPAHRPLPGAVPPPLPSALPAMPSVPTVSSLGGLNFPWMESSRRFVKDRFTAAAALTPFTVTRRIGHPYQNRTPPKRKKPRTSFSRVQICELEKRFHRQKYLASAERAALAKSLKMTDAQVKTWFQNRRTKWRRQTAEEREAERQQASRLMLQLQHDAFQKSLNDSIQPDPLCLHNSSLFALQNLQPWEEDSSKVPAVTSLV from the exons ATGGAGGCGCCCGCCAGCGCGCAGACCCCGCACCCGCATGAGCCCATCAGCTTCGGCATCGACCAGATCCTCAACAGCCCGGACCAGGAGAGCGCACCTGCCCCGCGGGGCCCCGACGGCGCCAGCTACCTGGGAGGGCCCCCCGGGGGCCGTCCGGGCGCCGCATACCCGTCCCTGCCCGCCTCCTTTGCTGGCCTTGGCGCGCCCTTCGAGGACGCGGGATCTTACAGTGTCAACCTGAGCCTGGCGCCCGCTGGCGTGATCCGGGTGCCGGCGCACAGGCcgctgcccggggccgtgccgcCGCCTTTGCCTAGCGCTCTGCCCGCCATGCCCTCTGTGCCCACGGTCTCTAGCCTGGGCGGCCTTAATTTCCCCTGGATGGAGAGCAGCCGCCGCTTCGTGAAAGATCGTTTCACAG CAGCGGCGGCTCTCACGCCCTTCACGGTGACCCGGCGCATCGGCCACCCCTACCAGAACCGGACACCGCCCAAGCGCAAGAAGCCGCGCACATCCTTTTCTCGGGTGCAGATCTGCGAGCTGGAAAAGCGCTTCCACCGCCAAAAGTACCTGGCCTCTGCCGAGAGGGCGGCGCTCGCCAAGTCCCTCAAAATGACGGACGCGCAGGTCAAGACCTGGTTCCAAAATCGGAGGACCAAGTGGCG GCGGCAGACGGCGGAGGAGCGGGAGGCGGAGCGGCAGCAGGCGAGCCGGCTCATGCTGCAGCTGCAACATGACGCCTTCCAAAAGAGCCTCAACGACTCCATCCAGCCGGACCCGCTCTGTCTGCACAACTCGTCGCTCTTCGCTCTGCAGAATCTGCAGCCCTGGGAGGAGGATAGTTCCAAGGTCCCCGCGGTCACCTCGCTGGTGTGA